One genomic region from SAR92 clade bacterium H455 encodes:
- the murG gene encoding undecaprenyldiphospho-muramoylpentapeptide beta-N-acetylglucosaminyltransferase: MIMAGGTGGHVFPALAVADHLRAANASVAWLGTQRGIESDLVPAAGIVLNCIDIEGIRGRGLSALLKAPLLLWRSLRQALTVLSDFQPQVVLGMGGFASGPGAVAARLKGIPIVIHEQNSVAGTTNKLVSRIAQRLMQGFPGALANGEWCGNPVRPEIANLSAPEQRLANRDGLPRLLVLGGSRGALAINQLLPAALALIAPDQRPQVRHQTGKLHCAATQALYDAAAVSAEVVPFIDQMDEAYGWADFAICRAGALTVAELTSAGLGALLIPFPFAIDDHQTVNGKLLVDQGAALMIAQSELTPALLAAQITALCSDSEGRLKMAINARQLAKNGAAARVADVCLEVAHA; this comes from the coding sequence ATGATTATGGCCGGTGGTACTGGCGGGCATGTATTCCCCGCGCTGGCCGTTGCCGATCACCTCCGCGCCGCCAACGCATCAGTAGCCTGGCTCGGCACTCAGCGCGGTATCGAATCGGATCTGGTTCCAGCCGCAGGCATTGTCTTGAACTGTATAGATATTGAAGGTATCCGCGGCCGTGGACTTAGCGCCCTACTAAAAGCACCTCTATTGCTGTGGCGTTCCCTTCGCCAGGCACTGACTGTACTGAGTGACTTTCAGCCACAAGTGGTCCTGGGTATGGGTGGTTTTGCCTCGGGCCCCGGCGCTGTGGCAGCCCGCTTAAAAGGTATTCCAATCGTTATACATGAACAAAATTCTGTCGCTGGCACCACCAATAAGCTGGTCTCGCGAATCGCTCAGCGACTGATGCAAGGTTTCCCCGGTGCTCTGGCCAATGGCGAGTGGTGCGGCAATCCAGTGCGTCCAGAGATTGCCAATCTGAGCGCCCCAGAACAGCGCCTGGCGAACCGTGATGGTCTGCCGCGCCTGTTAGTCTTGGGTGGCAGTCGCGGTGCACTGGCAATCAATCAGCTGTTGCCCGCCGCTCTAGCCCTAATCGCGCCGGATCAACGTCCTCAGGTTCGCCATCAGACCGGCAAGCTCCATTGCGCCGCGACTCAAGCACTCTATGACGCCGCCGCTGTCAGCGCCGAAGTGGTGCCCTTTATTGATCAGATGGACGAGGCCTATGGCTGGGCGGATTTTGCTATCTGTCGTGCCGGCGCCCTGACCGTGGCCGAGCTCACTAGCGCTGGTCTAGGTGCACTGTTAATCCCCTTTCCCTTTGCCATTGACGATCATCAAACCGTTAATGGAAAGCTGCTGGTTGATCAGGGTGCTGCTTTGATGATTGCTCAGAGCGAGCTAACGCCAGCACTGCTGGCTGCGCAAATTACAGCCCTTTGCTCCGACAGCGAAGGCCGCTTAAAAATGGCGATAAATGCGCGTCAACTGGCCAAAAATGGCGCTGCAGCACGCGTTGCAGATGTCTGCCTGGAGGTGGCTCATGCCTGA
- the murC gene encoding UDP-N-acetylmuramate--L-alanine ligase, with amino-acid sequence MPDQTNFQPPEMRRIKRIHFVGIGGSGMCGIAEVLLNQGYQISGSDISQGPSIRRLQAAGATVFIGHSEANIVGANVVVKSSAVTVENTEIAAARAQGIPVVRRAEMLAELMRYRHGIAIAGTHGKTTTTSLITAILAEDGRDPTFVVGGRVNSAGTNAKLGGSRYLVAEADESDASFLHLQPMVAVVTNIEADHMETYDFDFSRLTKTYIEFLHNLPFYGLAVMCIDDPVIRDLLVDVARPMLTYGFSDDAAYRIRDLSVEQGRSRFVIQRPDGLAALDVSLNMPGRHNALNAAAAIAVASDEGISDRAIIQGLSSFSGVGRRFEIYGDYQLDSGGSAMLVDDYGHHPTELKATIDAVRGGWPDKRLVMIFQPHRYTRTRDLYEDFVKVLAEVDVLILLAVYPAGEEMIAGASSKNLSGSIRQRGTVDPIYAETIEEIPVLLQSLVQDNDLVITQGAGSVSKLVAMLADGGLGLVADREVTL; translated from the coding sequence ATGCCTGATCAAACTAACTTTCAGCCGCCGGAAATGCGCCGTATCAAACGTATTCACTTTGTCGGTATTGGCGGCAGTGGCATGTGCGGCATCGCCGAAGTATTGCTCAATCAAGGTTACCAAATCTCCGGTTCCGACATTAGTCAGGGACCCAGTATTCGCCGTCTGCAAGCTGCAGGTGCCACAGTGTTTATCGGCCACAGCGAAGCCAATATAGTCGGCGCTAATGTAGTGGTGAAATCCTCTGCAGTGACCGTTGAAAATACCGAGATTGCAGCGGCCCGCGCCCAGGGCATTCCGGTTGTGCGCCGCGCCGAAATGCTCGCTGAGCTGATGCGCTACCGTCATGGCATCGCCATCGCCGGCACACATGGCAAGACCACAACCACCAGTTTAATCACTGCGATTTTGGCTGAAGATGGCCGCGACCCGACCTTTGTCGTCGGTGGTCGAGTGAATAGCGCAGGCACCAATGCAAAGCTCGGCGGCAGTCGCTATCTGGTAGCTGAAGCGGATGAGAGCGATGCCTCGTTTCTGCATCTGCAGCCCATGGTTGCTGTAGTCACCAATATTGAAGCGGATCATATGGAAACCTATGATTTTGACTTCAGTCGCCTGACCAAGACCTATATAGAGTTTTTACACAACCTGCCTTTTTATGGTTTGGCTGTGATGTGCATAGACGATCCAGTGATTCGCGATCTGTTGGTGGATGTGGCTCGACCTATGCTTACCTATGGCTTTAGCGATGACGCGGCTTACCGCATTCGCGACCTGAGTGTCGAGCAGGGCCGCTCAAGGTTTGTCATTCAACGTCCTGATGGACTGGCAGCGCTAGACGTGAGCCTCAATATGCCCGGTCGTCACAATGCCCTAAATGCAGCGGCGGCCATAGCCGTGGCCAGCGACGAAGGGATCTCAGATCGCGCCATTATCCAAGGCCTGAGCAGTTTTTCTGGTGTTGGCCGACGCTTTGAAATTTACGGCGACTACCAGCTCGACAGCGGCGGCAGCGCCATGTTGGTGGATGACTACGGTCATCATCCCACGGAGCTCAAAGCCACCATAGATGCAGTGCGCGGCGGCTGGCCCGACAAGCGCCTGGTAATGATTTTCCAACCCCATCGCTATACCCGCACCCGCGACCTATACGAAGACTTTGTCAAAGTGCTGGCCGAGGTGGACGTATTAATTCTGTTGGCGGTGTATCCCGCCGGTGAAGAAATGATCGCCGGTGCGAGCAGCAAGAACCTGTCCGGCAGTATCCGCCAGCGCGGCACTGTGGACCCGATTTATGCCGAGACCATCGAAGAGATCCCAGTGCTCCTTCAGAGCTTGGTGCAGGACAATGATTTAGTTATTACTCAGGGTGCCGGCAGCGTTAGCAAATTAGTGGCCATGCTCGCCGACGGCGGTCTGGGTCTTGTAGCGGACAGGGAGGTGACCTTATGA
- a CDS encoding D-alanine--D-alanine ligase: protein MSHNYGRVGLLYGGSSSEREVSLMSGQAIHQALQNLGVDVVAIDAGDNLVQSLPGYQLDLVFIALHGPGGEDGTLQGALDYLKLPYTGSGVLASALAMDKLRCKQMWQGIGLPTTEFALLKADSDWSAELQRLGGQVMVKPAAEGSSIGMSRAANPDQLEAAWADASQYNTAVIAEPLLPGPEYTVAILDGQILPSIRIESNADFYDYEAKYFSDQTQYLCPSELSASREKELQTLCLEAFNSVGCRGWGRVDVMVDDQGQFQLLEVNTVPGMTSHSLVPMAAKAAGLNFDQLVEKILAGAR from the coding sequence ATGAGTCATAACTATGGTCGCGTAGGTCTGCTCTACGGCGGCAGCTCCTCAGAGCGAGAAGTCTCGCTGATGAGTGGCCAAGCCATACATCAGGCGCTACAGAATTTGGGCGTCGATGTGGTGGCTATAGATGCTGGCGACAATCTGGTGCAATCACTGCCCGGCTATCAATTGGATCTGGTGTTTATCGCCCTCCATGGCCCCGGCGGTGAAGATGGCACACTTCAGGGTGCTCTGGATTATCTCAAGCTTCCCTATACAGGCAGTGGTGTATTGGCCTCAGCCCTGGCTATGGACAAGTTGCGCTGTAAGCAAATGTGGCAGGGCATAGGTTTGCCCACCACCGAATTTGCGCTGTTAAAAGCCGATTCGGACTGGTCTGCAGAGCTCCAGCGTTTGGGTGGCCAAGTTATGGTTAAGCCCGCCGCTGAGGGTTCCAGTATTGGCATGAGCCGCGCGGCAAACCCGGACCAATTAGAGGCCGCTTGGGCTGATGCGTCCCAGTACAACACTGCGGTGATTGCCGAGCCTCTACTGCCGGGTCCCGAATACACAGTGGCGATTTTGGATGGCCAGATACTGCCTTCTATTCGCATTGAATCGAACGCGGACTTTTATGACTATGAGGCGAAATATTTCTCCGATCAGACCCAGTATCTCTGCCCCAGCGAGCTCTCCGCAAGCCGCGAAAAAGAGCTCCAGACTCTCTGTCTAGAGGCCTTTAATTCAGTTGGCTGCCGCGGTTGGGGACGGGTCGATGTCATGGTCGATGACCAGGGCCAGTTCCAATTGCTCGAAGTAAACACAGTGCCAGGCATGACCAGTCACAGCCTGGTGCCCATGGCGGCCAAGGCTGCTGGTTTAAATTTTGATCAGCTGGTCGAGAAAATTCTCGCGGGGGCCCGGTAA
- a CDS encoding FtsQ-type POTRA domain-containing protein codes for MAKANRHQDQGSGSMLETAGNQLARIVLVSVMALVGYGGSLLYKQIDKPLTNVMIGGDFTYLQPAELSQLLAGEVEGGFLSVDLAALRQVLREHPWVRDVSIGREWPSMLKVEVTEEVPIARWGQKGFLNRLGEELIIENNSHLSALPVLRADTASSREMMVNYQLMAELLVPTGLKIAELRRDSLGVWYVDTAPGLRMVIGRDQISEKIRRFNLVWAAGLNKYVKNIAAVDLRYPNGLAVAWRETALAIQQNRRQKNSEDSSQTSNANPVQA; via the coding sequence ATGGCCAAAGCCAATCGTCACCAGGATCAGGGTTCAGGATCAATGCTGGAAACCGCTGGCAACCAGCTGGCGCGAATTGTATTGGTTAGCGTGATGGCTCTAGTGGGCTACGGCGGCAGCCTGCTCTACAAGCAAATTGATAAACCGCTGACCAATGTGATGATCGGCGGTGATTTCACCTATTTACAGCCCGCCGAACTGAGCCAACTGCTCGCTGGTGAGGTGGAGGGCGGCTTTTTAAGCGTCGATTTAGCCGCTCTCAGGCAGGTTCTTAGGGAGCATCCCTGGGTGAGGGATGTGAGTATAGGTCGTGAGTGGCCGTCCATGCTAAAAGTTGAAGTCACTGAAGAAGTGCCCATTGCTCGCTGGGGCCAGAAGGGCTTTCTTAATCGCCTAGGTGAAGAGCTGATTATTGAAAACAACAGTCACCTGAGTGCACTTCCAGTGCTGCGTGCGGATACTGCAAGCTCTCGGGAGATGATGGTGAACTATCAACTGATGGCTGAATTGCTGGTTCCCACGGGGCTGAAAATCGCTGAGCTGCGGCGCGATAGCCTAGGTGTTTGGTACGTGGATACAGCGCCGGGGCTGCGCATGGTGATTGGTCGCGATCAGATTAGCGAAAAGATTCGCCGCTTTAATCTGGTATGGGCTGCTGGCCTCAATAAATATGTAAAAAATATCGCAGCTGTAGATCTGCGCTATCCCAATGGATTGGCTGTTGCATGGCGCGAAACTGCGTTGGCGATACAGCAGAATAGAAGACAAAAAAACTCAGAAGACAGTTCCCAAACAAGCAATGCAAACCCTGTTCAAGCATAA
- the ftsA gene encoding cell division protein FtsA, whose amino-acid sequence MASANEENMIVGLDIGTSKIVAIVGSISERGELEIIGTGSYPSSGLKKGVVVNIEATVNSIQRAIEEAELMAGCSIHSVYAGIAGSHIRSLNSHGIVAIRDREVQELDVDRVLDAARAVAIPADQEILHVLSQEFIIDNQEGVHEPIGMSGVRLEAKVHLVTCAANAAQNIKKCIRRCGLEVEDIVLEQLASSDAVLTEDEKQLGVALVDIGGGTSDIAIYTEGAIRYTGVIPIAGDQVTNDIAMALRTPTPHAEELKIKYACALAKLARPEETVKVPSVGDREARDLSRQSLAEVVEPRYDELFTLIQAEIRRSGFEELIAAGVVLTGGTSKMEGVVELAEEIFHMPVRIGTPVNIKGLSDVVNNPIYSTGVGLLHFGAQAQRKQSAGVSTKGPSQSWFSKLKNWTQGGL is encoded by the coding sequence ATGGCCAGTGCAAATGAAGAAAATATGATCGTCGGATTGGATATAGGCACGTCCAAAATCGTCGCCATTGTCGGTTCAATCAGTGAGCGCGGTGAGCTTGAAATCATAGGGACCGGAAGCTATCCCTCATCGGGTCTGAAAAAGGGCGTCGTGGTGAATATTGAAGCCACGGTGAACTCGATTCAGCGCGCCATAGAGGAAGCTGAGCTGATGGCCGGTTGCTCGATTCATTCGGTGTATGCAGGTATTGCCGGCAGCCATATTCGCAGCCTTAACTCCCATGGCATTGTCGCGATTCGCGATCGTGAAGTGCAGGAACTAGATGTGGATCGGGTTCTGGATGCCGCTAGAGCCGTAGCCATTCCTGCAGATCAGGAAATTCTCCACGTCTTGTCCCAGGAATTTATTATCGACAACCAGGAAGGGGTACACGAGCCAATCGGAATGTCCGGCGTCCGTCTTGAAGCCAAAGTACATCTGGTGACCTGTGCCGCTAACGCTGCCCAGAACATTAAGAAATGTATTCGTCGCTGCGGTCTAGAAGTGGAAGACATAGTTCTCGAGCAGCTCGCCTCAAGCGACGCAGTGCTCACCGAAGATGAAAAGCAGTTGGGTGTGGCGCTGGTAGATATAGGCGGCGGCACCTCGGATATTGCTATCTACACCGAAGGCGCGATTCGCTATACCGGGGTGATCCCAATAGCCGGTGATCAGGTGACCAATGATATCGCCATGGCCCTGCGCACACCGACGCCCCATGCTGAAGAGCTGAAAATCAAATACGCCTGTGCACTGGCGAAACTGGCCCGTCCAGAAGAGACCGTGAAAGTGCCCAGCGTTGGTGATCGAGAAGCCCGGGATCTGTCCCGCCAATCTCTCGCCGAAGTGGTTGAACCACGCTACGACGAACTATTTACCCTGATTCAGGCGGAAATACGTCGCAGCGGTTTTGAAGAATTGATTGCCGCAGGTGTAGTTTTGACCGGCGGCACATCAAAGATGGAGGGGGTGGTTGAGCTGGCGGAGGAAATCTTCCATATGCCAGTGCGAATTGGTACACCGGTCAACATCAAGGGACTCTCGGATGTAGTCAATAATCCGATCTATTCCACTGGTGTTGGTCTGCTACATTTTGGAGCCCAAGCTCAGCGCAAGCAGAGTGCGGGAGTGTCAACAAAGGGTCCATCGCAGAGCTGGTTTAGCAAGCTCAAAAACTGGACCCAGGGTGGTTTATAA
- the ftsZ gene encoding cell division protein FtsZ, whose translation MFELVESIPKNADIKVIGVGGGGGNAVRHMMEGNIDGVQFICANTDAQSLNDLSNATVLQLGGTLTKGLGAGANPEVGRQAALEDKERIAQAIEGADMVFITAGMGGGTGTGAAPVIAEVAKQMGILTVGVVTRPFAFEGRKRMDIANQGIAQLKERVDSLIIVPNEKLLQVLGKDMTVLNAFKQANNVLFGAVQGIADLILLEGLINVDFADVRTVMSEMGMAMMGTGEASGEDRAIIAAESAIKCPLLEDVNLQGAKGILVNITSGYDLTLGEFEDVGNIIRDFSDEDATVIVGSVFDPELTDSLRVTVVATGLQEPGAKRPPMSVVVDNPPRTSRGEVDYDSLVKPTVTRRGQGAGQSTARKMDLHSDPELDYLDVPAFLRKQAD comes from the coding sequence ATGTTTGAACTAGTAGAGAGCATTCCAAAGAATGCAGATATCAAAGTAATCGGAGTCGGCGGCGGTGGCGGCAACGCAGTCCGTCATATGATGGAAGGCAATATCGACGGCGTGCAGTTTATCTGCGCTAACACCGATGCCCAATCACTCAACGACCTGAGCAATGCCACTGTCTTGCAGCTCGGCGGAACACTGACTAAAGGTCTAGGCGCTGGCGCCAACCCCGAAGTCGGTCGCCAGGCCGCTCTGGAAGACAAAGAACGCATTGCCCAAGCCATCGAAGGCGCGGACATGGTCTTTATTACCGCTGGTATGGGTGGCGGAACAGGCACTGGTGCAGCACCGGTAATCGCTGAAGTGGCTAAGCAGATGGGTATTCTTACCGTCGGCGTAGTGACGCGTCCCTTTGCTTTTGAAGGTCGCAAGCGCATGGATATTGCCAATCAGGGCATAGCTCAGCTAAAAGAGCGTGTCGACTCACTGATTATCGTGCCCAACGAGAAGCTGCTTCAGGTGCTCGGTAAAGACATGACTGTACTGAACGCCTTTAAACAGGCTAACAACGTACTCTTCGGTGCGGTTCAGGGTATTGCCGATCTGATCTTGCTGGAAGGCCTGATCAACGTCGATTTCGCCGATGTGCGCACGGTAATGTCCGAAATGGGCATGGCCATGATGGGCACTGGCGAAGCCAGTGGCGAAGATCGCGCGATTATCGCCGCAGAGAGCGCTATCAAGTGTCCACTGTTGGAAGATGTCAACCTGCAGGGTGCCAAAGGTATTCTGGTCAATATCACCAGTGGTTATGACCTGACTCTGGGTGAATTTGAAGATGTGGGTAATATTATCCGCGACTTCTCTGACGAAGACGCCACCGTTATTGTCGGTAGCGTATTTGATCCAGAGCTCACTGATAGCTTGCGCGTCACAGTTGTTGCCACCGGTCTTCAAGAGCCCGGTGCGAAGCGTCCGCCAATGAGCGTAGTAGTGGATAACCCACCGCGCACTTCACGTGGCGAAGTGGATTACGACAGCCTGGTCAAGCCAACTGTTACCCGTCGTGGTCAGGGCGCAGGCCAATCTACTGCGCGCAAGATGGATCTGCACTCTGATCCAGAGCTCGATTATCTAGACGTTCCAGCCTTTTTGCGCAAGCAAGCGGACTGA
- the lpxC gene encoding UDP-3-O-acyl-N-acetylglucosamine deacetylase: MIKQRTLKNVIRATGVGLHTGDKVYLTLHPADPDTGIVFRRTDLDPVVEIQAKADNVGDTKLSTTLMNGDVRVSTVEHLLSAFAGLGIDNLIVDISGPEVPIMDGSASPFVFLLQSAGIREQDAAKKFIRVIRDVTVRQDDKVVTFKPFDGFKVNFEIEFDHPVFKTQALTASVDFSSTSFVKEVSRARTFGFMHEFEYLRSVGLARGGSFENAIVVDDLKIVNEEGLRYEDEFVKHKILDAIGDLYLLGNSLIGEYSAHKSGHALNNAALRALIADTDAWEVVTFVDNPEDVPINYMKAS, encoded by the coding sequence ATGATAAAGCAGCGCACGTTAAAAAACGTGATACGTGCAACTGGCGTGGGTCTCCACACCGGCGATAAGGTCTATCTGACCCTGCACCCTGCTGATCCGGATACGGGCATTGTTTTTCGCCGTACCGACCTAGATCCCGTAGTAGAAATCCAAGCCAAAGCTGACAATGTCGGCGACACCAAACTCTCTACCACCCTAATGAACGGCGATGTGCGTGTCAGCACTGTCGAACATTTACTCTCGGCTTTTGCCGGCCTGGGCATAGATAATCTAATCGTCGACATCTCCGGCCCTGAAGTCCCGATTATGGATGGCAGTGCCAGCCCCTTTGTATTCTTGTTGCAATCCGCGGGCATCCGCGAGCAGGATGCAGCCAAGAAATTTATTCGCGTGATCCGCGATGTCACCGTCCGTCAGGACGACAAAGTGGTTACCTTTAAGCCTTTTGATGGTTTTAAAGTAAACTTTGAAATCGAGTTTGATCACCCAGTGTTTAAAACACAGGCCCTCACCGCCAGCGTTGATTTTTCAAGTACCTCATTTGTTAAAGAGGTCAGCCGTGCACGAACCTTTGGGTTTATGCACGAATTTGAATATCTGCGCTCCGTGGGTCTGGCCCGCGGCGGCAGCTTTGAAAACGCGATTGTGGTGGATGACCTTAAGATAGTGAATGAAGAGGGTCTGCGCTACGAAGATGAATTTGTAAAGCACAAAATTCTCGATGCCATCGGCGACCTGTACCTGCTCGGCAATAGCCTGATCGGCGAATATAGCGCCCATAAATCCGGCCACGCGCTGAATAATGCCGCTCTGCGAGCACTGATTGCAGACACCGATGCCTGGGAAGTCGTAACATTTGTCGACAATCCAGAAGATGTGCCGATTAATTACATGAAGGCCAGCTAA
- a CDS encoding M23 family metallopeptidase, whose translation MKIILISNRAEKVRTLRLNSWAKGLLSVLLLGIPVAAGTLLGVKIADGRWELLVENNINEMQHELILQQQEVDSGRLEANRTLNAMTIKLAEMRSRLIRLDALGERLTQIARLEDGEFNFSDTPGIGGPEGSPLQRSISAISMQPELTAMFDKLDRKLENREAQLQILTSMLSDSRLKKEQTVAGKPITKGWMSSSYGMRTDPFHGEQRWHGGVDFAGKKGSDVVAVASGVVTWSGKRSGYGNMVQINHGDGFVTRYGHNDENLVSLGSIVKKGQQIARMGSSGRSTGPHVHFEVYKNGRTVDPASYIHKTHR comes from the coding sequence GTGAAAATCATTCTGATCAGCAACCGGGCCGAAAAAGTCCGCACTCTGAGGCTCAACAGTTGGGCCAAAGGACTGCTGTCTGTCTTATTACTCGGTATACCGGTTGCCGCTGGAACGCTGTTGGGCGTTAAGATCGCCGACGGTCGCTGGGAACTGCTAGTCGAAAACAACATTAATGAGATGCAGCACGAGCTGATTCTGCAGCAGCAAGAAGTGGATAGCGGGCGCTTAGAAGCCAACCGTACCCTGAATGCGATGACCATTAAGTTAGCCGAGATGCGCTCGCGCCTGATCCGTCTCGATGCGCTGGGTGAGAGGCTGACGCAGATTGCGCGCCTTGAAGACGGCGAATTCAATTTCTCCGACACCCCTGGCATTGGTGGACCTGAGGGCTCGCCCCTACAGCGCAGTATCAGCGCCATCAGTATGCAGCCAGAGTTAACGGCGATGTTTGACAAGCTCGATCGCAAGCTTGAAAACCGAGAAGCCCAGTTACAGATACTCACTTCAATGTTGTCCGACAGCAGGCTCAAGAAAGAGCAAACTGTTGCAGGCAAACCGATCACCAAAGGTTGGATGTCCTCCTCCTACGGCATGCGCACTGACCCGTTTCACGGTGAACAGCGCTGGCATGGCGGCGTCGATTTTGCCGGCAAAAAGGGCTCAGACGTGGTTGCCGTGGCCTCTGGCGTAGTGACCTGGTCGGGCAAGCGCAGCGGCTATGGCAATATGGTTCAGATCAACCATGGCGATGGCTTTGTTACTCGCTACGGCCACAACGATGAAAACCTCGTGAGCCTCGGCAGTATTGTCAAAAAAGGTCAGCAGATTGCCCGCATGGGCAGTTCCGGTCGTTCCACCGGCCCCCATGTGCATTTCGAAGTGTACAAAAACGGCCGCACAGTGGATCCGGCAAGCTATATCCACAAGACCCACCGCTAA